AGAAGTCCTCCGGCATGCACGAGCGCGATCACCACCGCTAAAAGACACCACGCGGTTAGATCGTCAGAAGCGGCGCAGGTAAGGGCGAGGCCTCCTAATTTCGTCTTGGTTAGACCTCGTTCCTGAACGATTCTCGCAAGAACCGGAAATGCGGTGATGCTCATTCCGATACCCATAAACAGGGAAAAGGCGAGAAAGCTGACTCCGGAAGGCGCTAAATTAGGATAGAGTGAAATTGCCAGAACTCCTCCTAATAGAAAAGGAGCTAGGATGCTCGCATGAGAGATCAGAATTGCGGAATCCGCTTGGTTTCTAAGAACCTTTAGATCCAATTCCATTCCCACTACGAACATGAAGAAGACTAGGCCGATCTGGCTCAATAATTGTAAAGAGGAGAGGGAGGCCTTGGGAAATAGGAATTGGTAGGTCTCCGGAAACAAAGTGCCGATTAGGGAGGGCCCGAGCAGAATGCCCGCAAGAATTTCTCCCACAACGAAGGGTTGGCGGATTGTGACCGCAAGTTTTCCGAAGATTCGAGTCGCGACGATCACAATTCCGATCTGTAGAAGCAGCAATGGAAGAGGCTCATGAAATCCGGCCAGTAATTTCTTACCCGCATTTTTCCAAGTTTCCCATCCGTCCCAAGAGGAATCGGAACCGGGAAGAATGGAATCGGAGATTCTAACACCCGGCTTTGCGTTTTCGAGAATTTGGCCTTGTTTGACTACGAGAAAAAAACAGGCGAAGAAGACTAGGATAAGAAGAAGGTAGAAGACAGCGTTTCGTTTCATTCTACTGTTCGAATTCCATAATGTAAAAGATAGACTAAGGAGAAAAGAAGAATCTTCGAAAATTAATCGGAGAAATATTTTTCCCAGAGTCCGTTTTCTCTCAGATAATTCGTTCCGAACTCCGCAGCCTCCAAAGGAGGGAGAGTCTCGGATGCGCTCTCAACCTTAGATAGAAATAGGAAGGTCTTTCTTTCCTTTTTCCAAAGAAACCAATACCAAGAAACGCTTCTTCCCGCTCCGTAACCGGTTCCCGAATCGGAATAGAATTCCTTTGCGTTTCCCCAGGGGCCGCGGATGAAATGGATCCCGCTGGGATTTCGAATTTCTCCCGGATTTCGAGATAAACCTTCCAGTACGGCGCTTCTATTCTTGGGTCGTATCTCCAGATCCTTTGAGAAGAATTTCCATAAGAAGGAGAAGAATTCCTCAGGCGTCCAAACATATCCCCCGTCCATCCAGAAGGCCCGATTCGGATCGGAGGGGAGGTCCGTAGGAAGTCCTACTTTGGAAAGCCAGGTTTTGAGCTTCAAAGCTCCCGTATCGTTCCAGATTTTCTGAAAATACCAAACTACGGAATGATCCAGAGAAGACTTAAGATTTTGGTCCTTCTGCCATCGGATATAAGGATACTTGGTTTTGTCCCAAGGATAGGATCCTTGGGGGTCTTTCCAGGTTCCTGTCTCCAACGCCGCCAAGGCCAAAACAGGCTGGAAAGCATACATTACCGGAGAAGTTTCCCTGCAAGAATTCGAGCCTGCCTTGAAGAGGATTCCCTCTTCCAGATCGGCGAGTAGGATGCAGACTTTTTTGTCGCTTCCGGATATTTCGGAGGTCCGCATACCCGGAGATTCGATTCCCGCTCCGGAAGAACAGGAGATCAGGAAGAGAATATGCAAAAAAATGAAAGTGTTCCTAAGCATACCATGCTGCGATCGTGAGATAGATCAGGAATAGGGAAATAGGAACGTAAAAATACAGATAATAGATCCCCGCCTTTCTCCAATCTATTTTGGTGTGCTCCCGTATAAATTCGGTGAGTGCGGATCTGTCCATGGAGAAAAGCCCGCTTGCGTCGTTCCATCCGAAGATATTTCTCGCGAGTCTTCCTACGATTTCTTCCTTATGATTCTGGATGGTTTCCCAAGAAGAGATCGCAGTCTTTTCGTCTGAGGAAAGCAGACCCAAGAAAATCTTCGGAACCAAAAAGAATCTACCTATGAGAAGACTGGAAGAGCGAGTGAGTAAGCCGTAGAAGAATAGTGCGGAGAGTTGAGGATTCTCCCTTTTAAGGGCGAACACGATATATAAGATAATTGCGTATGCTCCGTATCCTAGGATATAGCCGGCAAGTTCCCATCTTCGATTGGATTTTTTTTCCTTCAAAAATTCTCGGTACAAATCGGTCTCTTGGATCGTCGGATTCATTTTCCTAAGCTTCTCTCTTTTTAGGATCGGAGGATTTACTTCCCGATTCTTTAGCTAAGATTTTCTCCTCTCCTCTCCGGACAAGTCTTTCTGGCCTACTTCCCAGTTCCTCATTTTATGTCCCGCCGCGATTCGGAAATCCTCCAAGGGAAAAAGAGGCAACCAACCGAAAATAAAGAAAAAGCAAACAGGCGGGAAGGATGAGCGGCGCAGTTCGTAAAAAAGAAAGAAAGATACTCACCGGGGAATTTTGGACCTCCAAACAAAGACAGTCTCATCCGTTGCATTATGTGGTAAGTTATCGCGCTTCCTTTAAACCGGAACTTCCTTCCTTTTTCATAGGAAAATATCTGGAAAAGAGAAAGGGAGTAGTGTTCGATCCTTTCGGTGGAAGGGGTACCACAGCGGTCCAGGCCAACCTGGAAGGTTATGCCGCAATCCATAACGATATCAGTCCCATGTCTCTGTATCTGGCAAAGTCCAGAC
This sequence is a window from Leptospira wolffii serovar Khorat str. Khorat-H2. Protein-coding genes within it:
- a CDS encoding penicillin-binding transpeptidase domain-containing protein; protein product: MHILFLISCSSGAGIESPGMRTSEISGSDKKVCILLADLEEGILFKAGSNSCRETSPVMYAFQPVLALAALETGTWKDPQGSYPWDKTKYPYIRWQKDQNLKSSLDHSVVWYFQKIWNDTGALKLKTWLSKVGLPTDLPSDPNRAFWMDGGYVWTPEEFFSFLWKFFSKDLEIRPKNRSAVLEGLSRNPGEIRNPSGIHFIRGPWGNAKEFYSDSGTGYGAGRSVSWYWFLWKKERKTFLFLSKVESASETLPPLEAAEFGTNYLRENGLWEKYFSD